In Chryseobacterium shigense, the following proteins share a genomic window:
- a CDS encoding YggS family pyridoxal phosphate-dependent enzyme produces MDIKENYTAVKNQLPSEVQLVAVSKTHPVEAIQKVYDLGQKVFGENKVQELMEKYPLLPNNIQWHLIGHLQSNKVKYIAPFIDTIQSVDSEKLLTEISKEAGKNNRTIKVLLQVKIAAEESKFGLEIPEAKTLFQEYIDRKFTNIEITGLMGMATFTDDEEQVKKEFLILKGLFDELNQLKSLQTLSMGMSDDFPLAIECGANSVRVGSAIFGRRDYSK; encoded by the coding sequence ATGGATATTAAAGAAAATTATACGGCAGTAAAAAACCAGCTTCCGTCAGAAGTACAACTCGTAGCAGTTTCCAAAACCCATCCGGTTGAGGCAATTCAGAAGGTTTATGATCTGGGACAGAAAGTCTTTGGTGAAAATAAAGTTCAGGAGCTTATGGAAAAGTACCCTCTTCTTCCAAACAATATCCAATGGCACCTGATCGGGCATCTGCAGAGCAATAAGGTAAAATATATCGCTCCTTTCATTGATACCATCCAGAGTGTGGATTCTGAGAAACTTCTGACCGAGATCAGTAAAGAAGCCGGAAAAAATAACAGAACCATTAAAGTATTGCTCCAGGTAAAGATTGCTGCGGAAGAAAGTAAATTCGGACTTGAAATTCCGGAAGCAAAAACCTTGTTTCAAGAGTATATTGACAGAAAGTTTACGAACATTGAAATCACCGGACTGATGGGAATGGCCACATTTACGGATGATGAAGAACAGGTGAAAAAAGAATTTTTAATACTGAAAGGACTTTTTGATGAATTAAATCAGTTAAAATCACTCCAAACTTTATCTATGGGAATGAGTGATGATTTCCCCTTAGCCATTGAATGCGGTGCCAATTCCGTGAGGGTTGGATCCGCTATTTTCGGCAGGAGAGATTACTCAAAATAG
- a CDS encoding polysaccharide deacetylase family protein: MKNFFGGKSKNMTFLGMTALVSASSIVFNGCNGKTEVKEFEKTVSLEHPTVKTVPKIDDENVDPDKRIIYLTFDDGPNQGTENLLKILNKRNVCATAFLVGKHAYGSKKQKDDMELLKSNPLIELANHSFSHAHNKYSDFYKNPDAVVYDFDIAKDSLKLYDKIARTPGRNIWRLNNINVTDIKSSTNAADNLKKAGYKVIGWDLEWKPSQKMTLKGSHEAMIKKVDSIFYNDLEKTSRHLVFLTHDQYLRDADSINELDMFIEKLQKSNRFVFRKISQYPKINDILN, encoded by the coding sequence ATGAAAAATTTCTTTGGGGGAAAGTCAAAAAACATGACTTTTCTTGGGATGACTGCATTGGTGAGTGCGTCTTCAATTGTATTCAACGGCTGTAACGGCAAAACTGAAGTGAAAGAGTTTGAAAAAACAGTTTCACTGGAACATCCCACCGTGAAAACGGTCCCCAAAATAGATGATGAAAATGTAGATCCCGATAAAAGAATTATCTACCTTACTTTTGATGACGGACCTAACCAGGGAACAGAAAACCTTCTTAAAATCTTAAATAAGAGAAACGTTTGTGCCACTGCTTTTCTTGTAGGAAAACATGCCTATGGAAGCAAGAAACAGAAAGATGACATGGAACTTTTAAAAAGCAATCCATTAATTGAACTGGCCAATCACAGCTTTAGTCATGCACACAACAAATACTCCGATTTTTATAAAAATCCTGATGCTGTGGTATATGATTTTGATATCGCCAAAGACAGCCTAAAGCTTTATGATAAGATCGCCAGAACACCGGGCCGAAATATCTGGAGACTGAATAATATTAATGTTACCGATATCAAAAGTTCCACCAATGCGGCAGACAACCTTAAAAAAGCAGGCTATAAAGTAATAGGTTGGGATCTTGAGTGGAAACCTTCCCAAAAAATGACTTTGAAGGGAAGCCATGAAGCCATGATCAAAAAAGTAGACAGCATCTTCTATAATGATCTGGAAAAAACATCAAGACATCTGGTTTTCCTTACTCACGACCAATATTTAAGAGATGCCGATTCCATCAATGAGCTGGATATGTTTATTGAAAAACTCCAGAAAAGCAACAGGTTTGTTTTCAGGAAGATTTCCCAGTATCCGAAGATTAATGATATCCTGAACTAA
- a CDS encoding DUF72 domain-containing protein produces the protein MKKGSLYIGCSGFYNNDWKGSLYPENVQSKDFLILYSQNFNSVEINSTFYRKPTGKTLLKWHDETPDDFKFFIKIPKTISHEKRLKDSKEEISEFCEHIHTHLNEKLSGFLYQFPPSFKRSQENIDLILSGLDFNYLNVIEFRHDSWWSDEIFTLLKGHHIVFSGVSFPGNLPEDMIVNHPEILYYRLHGKPVLYKSEYSTDFLDTLAQKIKNSERKAFIFFNNTWGTAAIKNSLYLKKILE, from the coding sequence ATGAAAAAAGGAAGTCTTTACATTGGATGTTCGGGATTTTATAACAACGACTGGAAAGGGTCGCTGTATCCTGAAAATGTTCAAAGTAAAGACTTTCTTATCTTATATTCCCAGAATTTCAATTCGGTAGAAATCAATTCTACTTTCTATAGAAAACCGACTGGAAAAACGCTTTTAAAATGGCATGATGAAACGCCTGACGATTTTAAATTCTTCATCAAAATTCCCAAAACCATTTCCCATGAAAAACGTCTGAAAGATTCCAAAGAAGAGATTTCGGAATTCTGTGAGCATATTCATACCCACTTAAACGAAAAACTTTCCGGGTTTCTGTACCAGTTTCCGCCTTCGTTCAAACGGTCGCAGGAAAACATTGATTTAATCCTGTCTGGTCTTGATTTCAATTACCTGAATGTCATAGAATTCCGTCATGATTCCTGGTGGTCTGATGAAATTTTCACTCTTTTGAAAGGGCATCATATTGTTTTTTCAGGCGTGAGCTTTCCCGGTAACCTTCCGGAAGATATGATTGTTAATCATCCTGAAATTTTATATTACAGGCTTCACGGAAAACCTGTTCTCTATAAATCTGAATACAGCACGGACTTCCTTGATACGCTGGCTCAAAAGATCAAAAATTCAGAAAGAAAAGCATTTATATTTTTCAATAATACGTGGGGAACTGCTGCCATTAAAAACTCTCTTTACCTGAAGAAAATCTTAGAATAA
- a CDS encoding heavy metal translocating P-type ATPase yields MNRQYHILGMTCSGCQKKISEKLNSIEGVTADINLKNNTATITSDKEIELSVLNNALEEIGKYRLEDPNKPEKTFVKPQDRISLSSVYYCPMECEGDKVYFKQGERCPVCNMYLVPIEEKHAKDPNHKPVYSSSNPPSNFKDSIGKYYCPMFCEGDKVYDEKGDCPVCHMHLEEITEDLAKNASSHSHQHSHHHDDSHHREAPKVTDDMAGKYYCPMYCEGDKTYDSNVGCPVCGMDLVKYPEKKTAKYTCPMHPEIIRDEPGDCPICGMDLIRMPDSSEDEEDETYNILKRKFLISLAFTIPVFILSMGGMMINFPFSHKIQGFIELALTLPVMFYSGWFLLKRGWVSFKTWNLNMFSLIALGVAAAFIFSITALIFPDIIPHEIRGHNHEIPLYFEAVCVILTLVILGQLMEAAAHKKTGNAIKELMNLSPDEANLIINGEEKRVLLSQVKIGDLLKVKPGEKIPVDGKITEGSSLVDESMITGEPVPVEKNIDDKVSSGTINGNKVFTIKAEKVGDETLLSQIIKMVNEASRSRAPIQKLTDKVSKVFVPVVILIAVLTFILWQFFGPEGKRSLFAFVNAVAVLIVACPCALGLATPMSLMVGIGKGAKSGILIKNAEALEQMNKVNVLITDKTGTLTEGKPSVQYIETSGNGDKNEILKLAFSLNQNSEHPLSNAVIKRAKEENITAEKVDKFENISGKGVQGNINGKTVYLGNESLLISNNLSISQELKQKAVEVQSKAHTISYIAQNQTVLGFISFTDKIKETSKKAVQQLMNEGIEVIMMTGDNEHTARAVAGELGIKHYKAGCLPEDKLNEVKRLQKEGKIVAMTGDGINDSPALAQSDVGIAMGTGTDVAMESSEITLLKGDILGVAKAKLLSEKLLKNIKENLFFAFIYNVLGIPVAAGLLYPFFGILLSPMIAAAAMSVSSLSVILNSLRLNSVNLDADIR; encoded by the coding sequence ATGAACAGACAATATCATATACTCGGCATGACGTGCTCCGGCTGTCAGAAAAAAATTTCTGAAAAACTCAACAGCATTGAAGGAGTTACAGCCGATATAAACCTGAAAAATAATACAGCAACCATAACTTCCGATAAAGAAATTGAACTTTCCGTTTTAAATAATGCTTTAGAGGAAATAGGAAAATACAGACTCGAAGATCCCAATAAACCCGAAAAAACATTCGTAAAGCCTCAGGACAGGATTTCCTTGTCTTCTGTATATTATTGTCCAATGGAATGTGAAGGTGATAAAGTTTACTTTAAACAAGGTGAAAGATGTCCCGTTTGCAATATGTATCTGGTTCCCATTGAGGAAAAACACGCCAAAGACCCGAATCACAAACCAGTCTATTCTTCCTCAAATCCCCCTTCAAATTTTAAAGACAGTATTGGAAAATATTATTGCCCGATGTTTTGTGAAGGCGATAAAGTATATGATGAAAAAGGTGACTGTCCGGTCTGCCATATGCATCTGGAAGAAATCACGGAAGACCTTGCAAAAAATGCATCTTCACACAGTCATCAGCATTCTCATCATCATGATGACAGTCATCACCGTGAAGCACCGAAAGTTACAGATGATATGGCCGGAAAATATTACTGCCCCATGTATTGTGAAGGTGATAAAACCTATGATTCCAATGTGGGATGTCCCGTTTGCGGAATGGATCTGGTAAAATACCCCGAAAAGAAAACAGCAAAATACACCTGCCCTATGCATCCGGAAATTATCCGTGATGAACCCGGAGACTGTCCCATCTGTGGAATGGACCTCATAAGAATGCCTGACAGCAGTGAGGATGAAGAGGATGAAACCTACAATATTCTGAAAAGAAAATTCTTAATTTCACTTGCCTTTACAATTCCTGTTTTCATTCTTTCTATGGGTGGAATGATGATTAATTTTCCTTTCTCACATAAGATACAGGGATTTATAGAGCTTGCCTTAACGCTTCCCGTGATGTTTTATTCCGGATGGTTTCTGCTGAAAAGAGGCTGGGTTTCGTTCAAAACCTGGAATTTAAATATGTTCAGCCTTATTGCTTTGGGTGTTGCAGCAGCATTTATTTTTAGTATCACAGCTTTGATTTTTCCGGATATTATTCCTCATGAAATCAGAGGACATAATCATGAAATTCCACTGTATTTTGAAGCCGTCTGTGTGATTTTAACACTTGTAATTTTAGGCCAGCTTATGGAAGCCGCTGCTCATAAAAAAACAGGAAATGCGATCAAAGAACTGATGAACCTATCTCCTGACGAAGCCAATCTTATCATAAATGGAGAAGAAAAAAGAGTGTTGCTTTCCCAGGTAAAAATCGGGGATCTTTTAAAAGTAAAGCCGGGTGAAAAAATTCCTGTTGACGGAAAGATCACAGAAGGAAGCTCTCTTGTGGATGAAAGCATGATTACCGGTGAACCTGTACCCGTAGAAAAAAATATTGATGATAAAGTTTCCTCAGGAACCATTAATGGAAATAAGGTATTCACCATAAAAGCTGAAAAAGTGGGCGACGAAACCCTTCTTTCCCAAATCATTAAAATGGTAAACGAAGCCAGCCGAAGCAGAGCTCCTATACAGAAACTGACTGATAAGGTTTCCAAAGTCTTTGTTCCCGTTGTAATTCTGATTGCCGTTCTTACTTTTATTTTGTGGCAGTTCTTTGGTCCGGAAGGAAAAAGAAGCTTATTTGCTTTTGTAAATGCAGTGGCCGTTCTCATTGTTGCCTGTCCGTGTGCCCTCGGTTTGGCTACTCCAATGTCCCTGATGGTTGGAATCGGGAAAGGAGCAAAAAGCGGCATCCTGATCAAAAATGCAGAAGCACTGGAACAGATGAATAAGGTAAATGTACTGATCACAGACAAAACAGGAACTTTAACGGAAGGGAAACCATCTGTACAATATATCGAAACTTCAGGCAACGGAGATAAAAATGAAATCCTGAAACTGGCATTTTCACTTAACCAAAATTCAGAACATCCGCTGTCCAATGCGGTCATTAAAAGAGCTAAAGAAGAAAATATAACTGCTGAAAAGGTAGATAAATTTGAAAATATCTCAGGAAAAGGTGTTCAGGGAAATATCAATGGAAAAACCGTTTATTTAGGAAATGAAAGCCTTCTGATTTCCAATAATCTGTCTATTTCCCAAGAATTAAAGCAAAAAGCCGTAGAAGTACAGTCGAAGGCGCATACCATCTCTTATATTGCACAGAATCAGACTGTATTAGGATTTATCAGCTTTACCGATAAAATTAAAGAAACTTCCAAAAAAGCAGTTCAGCAGCTGATGAACGAAGGAATTGAAGTCATTATGATGACCGGAGACAATGAGCATACTGCCAGAGCTGTAGCCGGTGAACTGGGAATAAAACATTACAAAGCAGGCTGCCTTCCGGAGGATAAGCTGAACGAAGTAAAAAGACTTCAGAAAGAAGGTAAAATAGTGGCCATGACCGGCGATGGAATCAACGACTCCCCCGCTTTGGCACAATCTGACGTAGGAATTGCCATGGGAACCGGAACCGATGTTGCTATGGAAAGTTCAGAGATCACATTATTAAAAGGTGATATTTTAGGGGTGGCAAAAGCTAAACTACTCAGTGAAAAACTCCTCAAAAATATCAAAGAAAACCTGTTCTTTGCATTTATCTATAATGTACTGGGCATTCCGGTAGCGGCAGGATTATTGTATCCTTTCTTTGGAATACTGTTGTCTCCAATGATTGCAGCAGCGGCAATGAGTGTCAGTTCACTTTCTGTAATTCTGAATTCATTGCGGTTGAACTCTGTTAATCTGGATGCAGATATAAGATAA
- a CDS encoding helix-turn-helix domain-containing protein, protein MKIFIKNMVCNRCISAVEKIFGEADIPVNSVILGEVETATDISAGKMVDIEKTLLDTGFERIKDSAHQLVDKIKNIIIIKISELDIDENFLLSDFLSSKIHKDYSSLSKTFSQNENITLEQFFILHKIEKVKELLLYNEFTLTEIAGKLGYKSVQHLSSQFRNITGFTPTEFKKLKDHQRKTLDSF, encoded by the coding sequence ATGAAAATCTTCATAAAAAATATGGTGTGCAACCGCTGTATTTCTGCAGTGGAAAAAATATTTGGAGAAGCAGATATTCCTGTAAATTCTGTCATTCTGGGAGAAGTTGAAACAGCAACCGATATTTCAGCCGGAAAAATGGTGGATATAGAAAAAACTCTTCTGGATACAGGATTTGAGAGAATCAAGGACTCTGCGCACCAGCTTGTTGATAAGATCAAGAATATAATTATCATCAAAATTAGCGAACTGGATATTGATGAAAACTTTCTTCTTTCCGATTTTTTAAGTTCAAAAATTCATAAGGATTACAGTTCCCTTTCCAAAACCTTTTCCCAGAACGAAAACATCACACTCGAACAGTTTTTTATCCTTCACAAAATAGAAAAAGTAAAAGAGCTGCTTCTTTATAATGAATTCACCCTTACAGAAATTGCAGGAAAGCTTGGCTATAAAAGTGTTCAGCATCTTTCTTCCCAATTCAGGAATATTACCGGATTCACCCCTACAGAATTTAAGAAACTGAAAGATCATCAAAGAAAAACCCTGGACAGTTTCTGA
- a CDS encoding acyl-CoA thioesterase, producing MNYHTRKWVKPEDLNPNHSLFGGRLLQWIDEEAALYAIIQLENTKVVTKFISEINFVSSAKQGDIIEIGIEATHFGSSSVTLKCDVRNKMTHQTIITVDKIVMVNLDSDGNPAPHGKTQIEFVKDRLSKP from the coding sequence ATGAACTATCATACCAGAAAATGGGTAAAGCCCGAAGACCTGAACCCTAACCATTCTCTTTTTGGAGGAAGACTTTTACAGTGGATCGATGAAGAGGCGGCACTTTACGCAATCATACAGTTGGAAAATACAAAAGTAGTAACGAAATTCATTTCGGAAATCAATTTTGTAAGTTCTGCAAAACAGGGGGATATTATAGAAATCGGGATTGAAGCCACCCACTTCGGATCTTCATCTGTTACTTTAAAATGTGATGTACGAAACAAAATGACCCACCAGACCATTATTACCGTAGACAAAATCGTCATGGTGAATCTGGACAGTGACGGAAACCCTGCACCCCATGGAAAAACCCAGATTGAATTTGTAAAAGACAGGCTGAGCAAACCATGA
- a CDS encoding DUF6157 family protein, whose protein sequence is MKHTTNYINTFIEVAEDCPVSHAEAPPEKKIKTLAEFQYEQMIKNPYRYTSDDIIFECYALKNDIPESEKQQARIQFFSKGQPCLRSSPLSKRYGFGTHHNEEGKVAVFPVESKEYQKFLNDSSIKKVKAMRSKKI, encoded by the coding sequence ATGAAGCATACAACAAATTATATCAACACCTTTATTGAAGTTGCTGAAGACTGTCCTGTCTCCCACGCCGAGGCTCCACCTGAAAAGAAAATCAAAACTTTGGCAGAATTTCAATATGAGCAGATGATAAAAAATCCTTACCGTTATACTTCTGACGATATTATATTTGAATGCTATGCCTTAAAAAATGATATTCCCGAAAGTGAAAAACAGCAGGCAAGAATACAGTTTTTCTCCAAAGGACAGCCTTGTCTACGCTCCTCCCCATTATCCAAACGCTACGGATTCGGGACCCACCACAATGAGGAAGGGAAAGTAGCTGTTTTTCCCGTTGAAAGTAAGGAATATCAAAAATTTTTAAACGACAGCTCCATAAAAAAAGTAAAAGCAATGCGCTCCAAGAAAATATGA
- a CDS encoding RNA recognition motif domain-containing protein — translation MNIFVSNINYATKEYELHDLFAEFGDVSSAKIVTDRETGRSRGFGFVEMGDEEGKQAIEALNQKEFNGKTLNVSEAKPREEKPRRSFDNNRGGGYGNNRGNGGGGYGGNNRGGNGGGNRW, via the coding sequence ATGAACATTTTTGTTTCAAACATCAATTACGCAACTAAAGAGTATGAGTTGCACGATCTATTCGCAGAATTTGGTGACGTATCATCAGCTAAAATTGTTACAGACAGAGAAACTGGCCGTTCAAGAGGTTTCGGTTTTGTAGAAATGGGTGATGAAGAAGGAAAACAAGCTATTGAAGCTCTTAATCAGAAAGAATTTAACGGTAAAACTCTGAATGTATCTGAGGCTAAGCCAAGAGAAGAAAAGCCAAGAAGAAGCTTTGACAACAACAGAGGTGGTGGTTACGGAAACAACCGTGGTAACGGCGGTGGTGGATACGGTGGAAACAACCGTGGTGGTAACGGCGGCGGAAACCGTTGGTAA